Proteins co-encoded in one Chryseobacterium foetidum genomic window:
- a CDS encoding multicopper oxidase family protein, producing MDIPKNLTIWLLQTVFILLCSQSLFAQKVVRYELFVKDTLVNYAGKEKRAIAVNGQIPMPTLTFTEGDTAEIVVHNQLKESTSLHWHGVFLPNKEDGVPWLTQKPIKAGTTYTYRFPIIQHGTHWYHSHSGMQEQIGMYGSFIMKKRDQDKTFRKGIDDLPTVPIILSEWTNLNPDNINRMLHNANDWAAIKKNATQSYAEAIKEGHFKTKVTNEWKRMLAMDVSDVYYDKILINGNNATDLKTVDGKTLKAGDKVRLRVSNGGASSYFWLRYAGGKITVVANDGNDVEPVEVDRLIIAVSETYDVVVTIPDDGVAYEFLATTEDRTQSASYFVGNGIKQLISPLPRLKYFEGMKMMNDMMKMNGDLDDMGMRMSLNQMDMNVVMYPEITGEAKQKQDHSQHNMNMDSDPNRYNANALGDIKTLNYAMLQSPYDTTLSIDAPVKELKFTLTGNMNRYVWSMDNKILSEVDKIPVKKGEILRITIYNNSMMRHPMHLHGFDFRVINGKGEKSPLKNVLDIMPMETDTIEFLANEEGDWFFHCHILYHMMSGMNRVFAVDDYQNPNLPDKKQAYNMLQRESNMPHFMAQNDFATNGNDGDAMLQNSRWSLGTEWRLGYNDMHGYEVETHLGRYIGKMQWFMPFIGFDWRYRKMGMDEHETNLFGQKNEKDTRRAVSLGFMYTMPMLVNFQAEVYHDGIVRLSLMREDIPITKRLRGGFMVNTDMEYMTEIKYIINKNVSIRTHYDSDMGWGAGIALVY from the coding sequence ATGGATATACCAAAGAATCTTACTATATGGTTGTTACAGACAGTTTTCATACTGTTATGTTCGCAATCCCTTTTTGCCCAAAAGGTGGTTCGTTACGAGCTGTTTGTAAAAGATACGCTTGTGAACTATGCAGGCAAAGAAAAAAGAGCGATTGCCGTAAATGGGCAAATACCAATGCCTACGCTTACATTCACAGAAGGCGATACAGCCGAAATTGTAGTACACAATCAATTGAAAGAAAGTACATCGTTGCATTGGCACGGTGTGTTCTTGCCCAATAAGGAAGATGGTGTGCCTTGGCTTACTCAAAAACCTATTAAGGCAGGTACAACTTACACGTATCGTTTTCCTATTATTCAACACGGAACGCATTGGTATCATTCACATTCAGGTATGCAGGAGCAGATTGGCATGTATGGCAGTTTTATAATGAAAAAGCGTGATCAGGATAAAACATTTAGAAAAGGAATAGATGATTTACCAACCGTGCCCATCATTCTAAGTGAATGGACAAACTTAAATCCGGATAACATTAATCGAATGTTGCATAATGCCAATGATTGGGCAGCTATCAAAAAAAATGCAACTCAGTCTTATGCCGAAGCAATTAAGGAAGGTCATTTCAAAACAAAAGTAACCAACGAATGGAAACGTATGTTGGCAATGGACGTTAGCGATGTCTATTATGACAAAATTTTAATCAACGGAAATAATGCTACCGATTTAAAAACCGTTGATGGCAAAACTCTAAAAGCGGGTGACAAAGTGCGTTTACGTGTGTCAAACGGTGGTGCTTCATCGTATTTTTGGTTGCGATATGCAGGTGGTAAAATTACCGTAGTAGCTAATGATGGCAACGATGTAGAGCCTGTAGAAGTTGATCGGTTAATTATTGCAGTTTCTGAAACTTATGATGTCGTTGTTACGATTCCGGACGATGGTGTGGCTTATGAGTTTCTAGCTACCACTGAAGACAGAACACAGTCTGCAAGCTATTTCGTAGGAAACGGTATTAAGCAACTTATTTCTCCGCTCCCTCGTCTTAAATATTTTGAAGGGATGAAAATGATGAACGATATGATGAAGATGAATGGTGATCTGGATGACATGGGAATGAGAATGAGCTTGAACCAAATGGATATGAATGTAGTGATGTACCCAGAAATTACTGGAGAAGCAAAACAGAAGCAAGACCATAGCCAACACAATATGAATATGGATAGCGACCCCAATCGTTACAACGCAAATGCTTTAGGAGATATTAAGACCCTGAATTATGCAATGTTGCAATCACCTTATGATACTACGCTTTCAATAGATGCTCCGGTAAAGGAATTAAAATTTACACTTACCGGAAATATGAACCGCTATGTGTGGAGTATGGATAATAAGATTCTTTCCGAAGTTGATAAAATACCTGTCAAAAAGGGTGAAATTCTACGTATTACCATTTATAATAACTCTATGATGCGACATCCTATGCACTTACACGGATTCGATTTCAGAGTGATTAACGGTAAAGGCGAAAAATCTCCGCTGAAAAATGTGTTGGATATAATGCCAATGGAAACTGATACGATTGAGTTTTTAGCGAATGAAGAAGGAGATTGGTTTTTCCACTGTCATATCCTTTATCATATGATGTCGGGAATGAACAGAGTTTTTGCGGTTGACGACTATCAAAATCCTAATTTACCTGACAAAAAACAAGCATATAATATGTTGCAGCGCGAGAGTAATATGCCACACTTTATGGCGCAGAATGATTTTGCTACGAATGGGAATGATGGTGACGCAATGCTTCAGAACTCAAGATGGAGTTTAGGTACAGAATGGCGTTTAGGCTATAACGATATGCACGGCTATGAAGTAGAAACTCACTTAGGGCGATACATTGGTAAAATGCAATGGTTTATGCCATTCATTGGTTTTGACTGGAGATATCGTAAAATGGGTATGGATGAACACGAAACCAATTTATTTGGACAAAAAAATGAAAAAGATACACGTAGAGCTGTAAGCTTAGGTTTTATGTATACAATGCCGATGTTGGTTAATTTTCAAGCAGAAGTCTATCACGATGGTATTGTTCGCCTTTCCTTAATGCGCGAAGATATTCCTATAACAAAAAGATTAAGAGGAGGTTTTATGGTCAACACCGATATGGAATATATGACCGAAATCAAATATATTATCAATAAAAATGTGAGTATTCGTACCCATTACGATAGTGATATGGGTTGGGGTGCAGGAATTGCGCTGGTGTATTGA
- a CDS encoding lectin-like domain-containing protein, producing the protein MKKFNKLLLVLLFSIGFISSTKAQDLDSDNDGIIDCVEKRMQGATMTTLFKLNGTAVSGGNSGIPSNTVRLTENSTTQSGSMWSLNKINFAQSFTIRYQAYLGSADGADGIATVFHNDPAGNAAVGASGFGIGAAGIVNGIALELDTYLNNTSSGDIAADHGMIWDTDGAALSGGDSFVPGIASLTNAVAIGELEDDAWHNVVVTWNATTRTLSYTVDGINAGSYTHSGTLDNFCLTYFNIPVSQVNKLVTYGYTASTGGSTNLQSVRINDFCADYPQFVDTDGDGIEDYLDLDSDGDGCPDAIEGDKNITQSMLNNNWSISGSVDSNGIPTAATGGQGAGSAYNSAVNSCLNTGLCTTGCNGNAYVNSNDPNTLEYDNMVSVFHSSMVKESDGKVKVWGQGTSSTVVSGANQHILVPTEINSTTYPGLTGTILKIASGSNQNAQQFAVLTTTGLFVWGGATGTMISTEIKGTISFGSVAIGTLGTAGTKADGLPLGVSPTDVKMMFGTKHTLAIVTCSGAAWMLSNSGEKNGDGTTATDAVWHRVKINATTNLNNVVAMRGTVNAMIALTADGELYTWGTRSRIGGASDVPTNRSYATLMSKPAGITPKMIGMTVGTEANVTYQTYYLLATDGNLYSMGENSSKQLGIFSTADSNVWVRVQKSGTAGDFLSNVVWISPQEHDGFGTYAAINVLTVDGKLWAWGNNDGTMFGATTTTADPTLMPGSISGAYNAAKLNSTDTLIAVETGGHTTLIIKQCSTKFGYVGHRINGSMANNSSTSGTEATYNFGDTSPLSLCGALAGPAVTDLKICSGTLANLQNAQPSSLPPGVTTIDWWTTVTRDPGTQVTNIAAVPPGTYYAFYSPLIVSCPTPMTVSYFLPTDAGYSSCACYNPAFTPGTGPETKIGITLLKRASSTDNWPMGRKSGHVALESNTKGFVITRVSTAGLTAISSPQEGMMVYDITAKCLKIYSDGIWSCFSTPACP; encoded by the coding sequence ATGAAAAAATTTAACAAGTTACTTTTAGTCCTGCTCTTTTCGATAGGATTTATCTCTTCAACTAAGGCTCAAGATCTGGATTCTGATAATGACGGAATTATTGATTGTGTCGAAAAACGAATGCAGGGCGCAACAATGACTACATTATTTAAATTAAACGGAACTGCGGTTAGCGGTGGGAACTCCGGCATTCCTTCGAATACTGTCAGACTGACGGAAAATAGTACAACACAGAGCGGAAGCATGTGGTCGTTGAACAAAATTAATTTTGCGCAGTCATTTACTATCAGATATCAGGCGTATTTAGGATCTGCTGATGGGGCTGATGGTATAGCAACAGTATTTCATAATGATCCAGCAGGCAATGCAGCCGTTGGAGCTTCGGGCTTTGGTATCGGAGCTGCCGGTATTGTAAATGGAATTGCACTTGAATTAGATACTTACTTAAATAATACGTCGTCCGGTGATATCGCAGCTGACCACGGTATGATCTGGGATACTGATGGGGCTGCTCTAAGTGGTGGTGATTCATTTGTCCCGGGAATTGCTTCGCTGACAAATGCGGTTGCAATCGGCGAACTGGAAGATGATGCCTGGCATAATGTCGTTGTAACATGGAACGCGACTACACGTACTTTGTCTTACACTGTCGATGGGATTAATGCAGGAAGTTACACTCATAGCGGAACTCTTGATAACTTTTGCTTAACGTATTTTAATATACCTGTATCTCAAGTTAACAAATTGGTCACCTATGGTTATACGGCATCAACAGGAGGATCTACAAATCTTCAGAGTGTTAGAATCAACGACTTCTGTGCGGATTATCCTCAATTTGTCGATACAGATGGAGATGGAATTGAAGATTATTTAGATCTTGATTCTGATGGAGATGGTTGCCCTGATGCAATTGAAGGAGATAAAAATATTACGCAGAGTATGTTAAATAACAACTGGAGTATTTCTGGTTCAGTAGATTCAAATGGTATTCCTACAGCTGCGACTGGAGGACAGGGAGCTGGAAGTGCTTACAATTCTGCTGTTAACAGCTGCTTAAATACTGGGCTTTGTACAACAGGATGTAATGGAAATGCTTATGTTAATAGTAATGATCCCAATACTCTGGAATATGACAATATGGTGAGTGTATTTCATTCTTCTATGGTTAAGGAATCGGATGGTAAAGTAAAAGTTTGGGGACAAGGAACGTCTTCTACTGTAGTAAGCGGAGCTAATCAACATATTTTAGTCCCGACTGAAATTAACAGTACTACCTATCCGGGACTTACAGGAACCATCTTGAAAATTGCTTCAGGAAGTAATCAGAATGCTCAGCAATTTGCAGTTTTAACAACTACCGGATTGTTTGTCTGGGGTGGTGCAACAGGAACAATGATCAGTACTGAGATTAAAGGTACAATTAGTTTTGGGTCCGTAGCAATAGGAACTTTAGGGACAGCTGGTACGAAGGCGGATGGATTACCTTTAGGTGTTTCTCCTACAGATGTGAAAATGATGTTTGGTACAAAGCATACATTGGCCATTGTAACTTGTTCAGGGGCTGCGTGGATGTTAAGTAACAGTGGCGAGAAAAACGGAGATGGTACAACTGCAACCGATGCCGTCTGGCACAGGGTTAAAATCAATGCTACTACCAATTTAAATAATGTCGTTGCTATGAGAGGAACTGTTAATGCCATGATAGCGTTGACTGCTGATGGAGAATTATATACTTGGGGGACAAGATCTCGTATCGGTGGTGCATCAGATGTTCCTACAAACAGGAGCTATGCTACGTTGATGTCAAAACCGGCGGGTATAACACCTAAGATGATTGGGATGACAGTGGGAACTGAAGCAAACGTTACTTACCAAACTTATTATTTGCTTGCAACAGACGGTAACTTATACAGTATGGGCGAAAATAGTTCAAAACAGTTAGGAATCTTCTCAACAGCGGACAGCAATGTTTGGGTTAGAGTGCAAAAATCGGGCACAGCTGGAGATTTTCTTTCAAATGTAGTATGGATCAGCCCACAGGAGCATGATGGTTTTGGAACCTACGCTGCAATCAATGTTCTTACAGTTGACGGGAAATTATGGGCATGGGGAAATAACGACGGTACAATGTTCGGAGCAACTACAACAACCGCTGATCCAACATTAATGCCTGGAAGTATATCGGGTGCATATAATGCAGCAAAATTAAATAGTACAGATACATTAATTGCTGTTGAAACCGGGGGGCATACCACCTTAATCATCAAGCAGTGTAGTACAAAATTTGGTTATGTAGGCCACCGTATTAATGGAAGTATGGCGAATAACAGTTCAACTTCGGGAACTGAAGCGACCTATAATTTTGGAGATACTTCTCCCTTATCGTTATGTGGAGCCTTGGCAGGACCTGCCGTGACAGATTTAAAAATTTGTTCAGGAACTTTGGCTAATCTGCAAAATGCACAACCATCTTCACTGCCACCAGGGGTGACAACAATTGACTGGTGGACGACGGTTACACGAGATCCAGGAACTCAGGTAACTAATATTGCAGCGGTTCCACCTGGGACGTATTACGCTTTCTATAGCCCTTTAATTGTAAGTTGTCCTACCCCGATGACGGTCTCATATTTTCTTCCAACTGATGCTGGATATAGTAGTTGTGCATGTTACAACCCTGCTTTCACACCGGGAACAGGACCTGAAACAAAAATTGGGATAACACTATTAAAAAGAGCGTCCTCAACTGACAATTGGCCAATGGGAAGAAAATCAGGACATGTAGCATTAGAGTCCAATACGAAGGGGTTTGTTATAACACGAGTATCAACTGCTGGTTTAACAGCCATATCTAGTCCACAGGAGGGGATGATGGTATATGATATTACTGCTAAATGTCTAAAAATTTATAGTGATGGCATTTGGAGTTGCTTTAGTACTCCTGCATGTCCATAA
- a CDS encoding AraC family transcriptional regulator, with the protein MKVQLLYILISLLISSIVCSQNPDAYNRIFTKTYLETSQKDFKKALEAADSLYQISETPKFKAKSLMLSATLLQQSGDVEKSIRYALKAEDIVLSSGEYLWQAKIYGFLSSQYRNLGLFVQSKKYVEKSEKVIQNIDNQTAVYNMTGLVMQEKAYYAIEFKNYTEAIDLIRTSQKYFDLANNEEIFFTATNRQLEGLCYFKLTNYRKAIEQYQQAKEILDRIPDNFLKGLVYNGIAQVYIATQDFEKAKQYLEIAEGISKKSNYLQLKKEIYTTSQQYYLATKNIKQFEETTQKKDSTLEQIERKASSFLNREFSELEKKNNVAEKKAAEKTYYLVAAVILFTIVLIVLIVRKKKHKAKLKLANEHLHNLQRKHSELEIQSKKIKESNLTEPQKTIPVDSEQSPMMTIATEQKLLAKLEKFEKSTMYTRNAISLPFLASYCETNTKYLSYVINHFKQKDFNNYINELRINFIIEKLQTEPKYQKYKIATLAVEAGFSSQSKFASAFKKVVDISPSQYLYNLRESQS; encoded by the coding sequence ATGAAAGTACAATTGTTATACATCCTTATATCCTTGTTGATCAGCAGTATTGTTTGTTCTCAAAATCCGGATGCATACAATCGAATCTTTACAAAGACTTATTTAGAAACCTCTCAGAAAGATTTTAAGAAAGCATTAGAAGCTGCCGATTCACTTTATCAGATTTCAGAAACTCCAAAATTTAAGGCCAAAAGCCTGATGTTGTCCGCAACTCTGTTACAGCAATCTGGAGACGTGGAAAAGTCTATTAGGTATGCTTTAAAAGCTGAAGACATTGTCCTTAGCTCAGGGGAGTATCTGTGGCAAGCTAAGATCTATGGATTTCTTTCATCTCAATATAGGAATCTTGGCTTGTTCGTCCAATCAAAAAAATATGTTGAAAAATCAGAAAAAGTCATTCAAAATATTGATAATCAAACAGCTGTTTACAACATGACTGGATTGGTAATGCAGGAAAAGGCGTACTATGCAATTGAGTTTAAAAATTATACTGAGGCAATTGATCTGATAAGAACGTCGCAAAAGTACTTTGATCTGGCTAATAACGAAGAAATCTTTTTTACTGCGACCAATCGTCAATTAGAAGGTCTGTGCTATTTTAAATTAACCAACTATAGAAAAGCTATTGAGCAGTACCAGCAAGCAAAAGAAATTCTTGACAGGATCCCCGATAACTTTTTAAAAGGTTTAGTGTATAATGGAATTGCCCAAGTCTATATTGCAACTCAAGACTTTGAAAAAGCAAAGCAATATCTTGAAATAGCAGAAGGGATTTCTAAAAAATCCAACTATCTACAGTTAAAAAAAGAAATTTATACGACCTCCCAGCAATATTATCTTGCAACAAAAAATATCAAGCAGTTTGAGGAGACTACGCAGAAAAAAGATTCCACGCTTGAACAAATTGAAAGAAAAGCCAGTTCGTTTCTCAATAGAGAATTTTCTGAACTTGAGAAAAAAAATAATGTTGCAGAAAAAAAAGCAGCAGAGAAAACCTATTATTTGGTGGCTGCAGTAATTTTATTTACAATTGTTTTGATCGTCCTGATTGTACGGAAGAAGAAACATAAAGCAAAGCTCAAACTAGCGAATGAGCATCTTCATAATTTGCAACGTAAGCATTCAGAATTAGAAATTCAAAGTAAAAAAATTAAAGAATCAAATCTTACTGAACCACAAAAAACTATTCCAGTCGATTCGGAGCAATCTCCGATGATGACTATTGCCACTGAACAAAAACTCCTTGCAAAACTTGAGAAGTTTGAGAAGTCGACCATGTATACTCGAAATGCTATTTCACTTCCATTTTTAGCATCCTATTGTGAAACAAATACTAAGTATCTCTCTTATGTCATCAATCACTTTAAGCAAAAGGATTTTAATAATTACATTAATGAACTCCGCATTAATTTCATTATTGAAAAATTACAGACTGAACCAAAATATCAAAAATATAAAATTGCCACTTTAGCTGTGGAGGCTGGTTTTTCGTCACAAAGTAAATTTGCAAGTGCATTCAAAAAAGTTGTAGATATTTCACCGTCACAATATCTTTATAACTTAAGAGAAAGTCAATCATAA
- a CDS encoding recombinase family protein, which translates to MYQEKISGAAKNRPELDKMIEQFREGDEHYVWRLDRLGRSLKNIIDLVLSLSNREIIIKGLVDAVDTSTINGRLFLNLMAYLAEYERELIRERTNAGLQSARARGRIGGRPKGYTKETISKLIIMRLFYKDTTKSPEEIYKPLGLTRATFYRYAKILDNNTDEEIKKMAVNK; encoded by the coding sequence ATTTATCAGGAGAAAATTTCGGGTGCAGCGAAAAATCGCCCTGAGCTGGATAAGATGATCGAACAATTTCGGGAAGGTGATGAACATTATGTTTGGCGGCTTGATCGATTAGGTCGAAGCTTAAAAAACATTATTGACCTTGTCTTAAGTTTGAGTAATAGAGAAATTATAATAAAAGGTCTTGTAGATGCTGTGGATACATCAACTATTAATGGTCGACTATTTCTAAATCTCATGGCCTACTTGGCTGAATATGAAAGAGAGTTGATAAGAGAAAGAACTAATGCAGGTTTACAATCTGCAAGAGCAAGAGGCAGAATCGGAGGCAGACCCAAAGGTTATACGAAAGAAACTATTTCTAAATTGATAATTATGCGTCTTTTTTATAAAGATACTACAAAATCTCCTGAAGAAATTTATAAACCTCTTGGGTTAACAAGAGCAACATTTTATCGATATGCCAAAATTCTTGATAATAATACAGATGAAGAAATAAAAAAAATGGCTGTTAATAAATAA